The Megalopta genalis isolate 19385.01 chromosome 9, iyMegGena1_principal, whole genome shotgun sequence genome includes a window with the following:
- the LOC143260036 gene encoding uncharacterized protein LOC143260036: MEVTSEMDKVTDTAAEETSATDRATAAAETSSAPPTATAAAESSSAPPTATAAAGNAEESPDSILARQREIAAAYESGRASQWRNILGQLARGVARPNLANLVVANRELKKLLKKNIYGPQKRGEKRKGSGGRGGRGGRGGRRGRGGGSSKYIFNFY, encoded by the exons atGGAAGTTACAAGTGAGATGGATAAAGTTACGGACACAGCAGCGGAGGAAACCTCCGCCACGGATAGAgcgaccgcggcagcggagaCATCCTCCGCGCCGCCAACAGCCACCGCGGCAGCGGAGTCATCCTCCGCGCCGCCAACAGCCACCGCGGCAGCGGGGAATGCCGAGGAGTCGCCGGACTCTATTttagcgcggcagcgagaaatcgctgccgcatacgagtccgggagggct tcccaaTGGCGAAATATTCTGGGCCAACTGGCCAGAGGGGTGGCCAGGCCAAACCTGGCAAACCTGGTGGTGgcaaat AGAGAACTGAAGAAGCTGctcaaaaaaaatatatatggcccccagaagaggggagaaaaaagaaaaggaagtggaggaagaggagggagaggaggaagaggaggaagaagaggacGAGGAGGGGGGAGTTCcaagtatatttttaatttttattaa